In a genomic window of Myxococcota bacterium:
- a CDS encoding DUF423 domain-containing protein, which yields MSWVAVAALLGTASVVAGAFGAHGLRDSVTPERLSAWHTASHYALVHSVAILALGLFAQATGRSVSLPASLFSVGVVLFSGSIFGLVLWELRALGPVTPLGGLCLIAGWLSVLWLARGVSAG from the coding sequence GTGAGCTGGGTCGCGGTCGCGGCGCTGCTCGGCACGGCCTCGGTCGTGGCGGGCGCGTTCGGCGCGCACGGACTGCGCGACTCGGTGACTCCCGAGCGCCTCTCGGCCTGGCACACGGCGTCGCACTACGCGCTGGTGCACAGCGTCGCGATCCTGGCGCTCGGGCTGTTCGCCCAGGCGACCGGCCGCTCGGTGAGCTTGCCGGCGAGTCTCTTCAGCGTCGGAGTGGTGCTGTTCTCCGGCTCGATCTTCGGTCTCGTGCTCTGGGAGTTGCGTGCGCTCGGACCCGTGACGCCGCTCGGCGGGCTGTGTCTGATCGCCGGCTGGCTGTCGGTGCTGTGGCTCGCCCGCGGTGTTTCTGCCGGTTAG
- a CDS encoding MaoC family dehydratase, whose protein sequence is MASKAEAALERFQKQIGKVDGPGKAHKVEQSQINLFADATGDHQFIHVDPERAAKLSPYKVTIAHGFLTLSLLPFLQGSIPPADPEAYQGLVMGVNYGLDKVRFPAPVKVDSSVRATRELVEATLVAPNTIQLKQKVTVEIVGEPKPGCVAEFLTRLIYS, encoded by the coding sequence ATGGCCAGCAAGGCCGAGGCGGCGCTCGAGCGCTTCCAGAAGCAGATCGGCAAGGTCGACGGGCCGGGCAAGGCCCACAAGGTCGAGCAGAGTCAGATCAACCTGTTCGCGGACGCGACCGGCGATCACCAGTTCATCCACGTGGACCCGGAGCGCGCGGCGAAGCTCTCGCCCTATAAAGTCACGATCGCGCACGGCTTCCTGACCCTGTCACTCCTGCCGTTCCTGCAGGGCAGCATTCCGCCCGCCGACCCCGAGGCCTACCAGGGCCTGGTCATGGGCGTGAACTACGGGCTCGACAAGGTGCGCTTCCCCGCGCCGGTGAAGGTGGACTCGAGCGTGCGCGCCACGCGCGAGCTGGTCGAGGCGACGCTGGTCGCGCCGAACACGATCCAGCTCAAGCAGAAGGTCACGGTCGAGATCGTCGGCGAGCCCAAGCCGGGGTGTGTCGCCGAGTTCCTGACTCGGCTGATCTACAGCTAG
- a CDS encoding serine/threonine-protein kinase, whose product MPGVLRRGTRLGKYRIERSIGKGAFSEVFAARDTVEGRRVALKVAFDSVVREFGRHEMEVEARIACSLSHPNVVATRNADWIEGRFVIASELARTHVYDYPRAWRSGAVALRIIRDVAAGLAHAHQRKLMHRDLKPENVLVFRDGHAAITDFGVSRFVRPAESRSYTDAGTMGYMAPEQAYGKPTLASDVFSLGVIGYELLTGKLLKWPFTWPPERYDRFRAKVPEPLRPVLQKACAFDPGDRYPSAVELHAALEAAFRRIEASHAPAPRKRRRRRASPALPATPFAAGRELFRKRHGRALGMTYTCRRCAGSIAEAMSVCPWCGFKDNSFKQVTKAPLVCGHCERGVEPEWTSCPWCFAGRFEGNGRPPRADPRALRHCKKRGCPGRLRLFMRYCPVCKTKPGRPWRHEALPDRCARCSGPTSRAFFRFCAWCGRRQRERD is encoded by the coding sequence TTGCCCGGGGTCCTGCGCCGCGGCACGCGCCTCGGCAAGTACCGCATCGAGCGTTCGATCGGGAAGGGCGCCTTCTCGGAGGTGTTCGCCGCGCGCGACACGGTCGAGGGGCGGCGCGTCGCGCTCAAGGTCGCGTTCGACTCGGTGGTGCGCGAGTTCGGCCGCCACGAGATGGAGGTCGAGGCGCGCATCGCCTGCAGTCTCTCGCACCCCAACGTGGTCGCGACGCGCAACGCCGACTGGATCGAGGGCCGGTTCGTGATCGCGAGCGAGCTCGCGCGCACGCACGTGTACGACTACCCGCGCGCCTGGCGCTCGGGCGCGGTCGCCCTGCGCATCATCCGCGACGTGGCCGCGGGCCTGGCGCACGCGCACCAGCGCAAGCTCATGCACCGCGACCTGAAGCCCGAGAACGTGCTGGTCTTCCGCGACGGCCATGCGGCGATCACGGACTTCGGAGTGTCTCGCTTCGTGCGCCCGGCCGAGTCACGCAGCTACACCGACGCGGGCACCATGGGCTACATGGCGCCCGAGCAGGCCTACGGCAAGCCCACGCTCGCCTCCGACGTGTTCTCGCTGGGCGTCATCGGCTACGAGCTCTTGACCGGGAAGCTCTTGAAGTGGCCGTTCACCTGGCCACCCGAGCGCTACGACCGCTTCCGCGCCAAGGTGCCCGAGCCGCTGCGCCCGGTGCTGCAGAAGGCCTGCGCGTTCGATCCCGGCGACCGCTACCCGTCGGCGGTCGAGCTGCACGCGGCGCTGGAGGCCGCGTTCCGCCGGATCGAGGCGAGCCATGCGCCCGCGCCGCGCAAGCGCCGGCGGCGCCGCGCCTCCCCCGCGCTGCCCGCGACACCGTTCGCGGCGGGCCGCGAGCTGTTCCGCAAACGCCACGGCCGCGCGCTCGGCATGACCTACACCTGCCGGCGCTGCGCGGGCTCGATCGCCGAAGCCATGAGCGTGTGTCCCTGGTGCGGCTTCAAGGACAACTCGTTCAAGCAAGTCACCAAGGCGCCGCTGGTGTGCGGTCACTGCGAGCGCGGAGTCGAGCCCGAGTGGACCTCCTGCCCCTGGTGCTTCGCGGGCCGCTTCGAAGGCAACGGCCGTCCGCCCCGCGCCGACCCGCGCGCCCTGCGCCACTGCAAGAAGCGCGGCTGCCCCGGCCGGCTGCGCCTGTTCATGCGCTACTGCCCGGTGTGCAAGACCAAGCCGGGCCGCCCCTGGCGCCACGAGGCGCTGCCCGACCGCTGCGCGCGCTGCTCCGGGCCCACCTCGCGCGCCTTCTTCCGCTTCTGCGCCTGGTGCGGGCGGCGCCAGCGGGAGCGCGACTGA
- a CDS encoding TetR/AcrR family transcriptional regulator — translation MARPALRPDEIESFKARLCEAAMQMFAEEGYEAVTLRALAEKLGCSHALPYRYFRDKEEIFAAVCALGFERFADALERAAAGVEDPEQRLRVLARAYFRFALREPHAYRIMFELREPDRRANAQYRVKEIRSWQALLSAVELAVQAGVLAGEPNAIAHQYWAALHGLVSLHLAGKLGLGATARELLEPLMDTLIAGSRNTPRRRPKP, via the coding sequence ATGGCGCGACCGGCGCTTCGGCCCGACGAGATCGAGAGCTTCAAGGCGCGGCTCTGTGAGGCGGCGATGCAGATGTTCGCCGAGGAGGGCTACGAGGCCGTCACGCTGCGCGCTCTGGCCGAGAAGCTGGGCTGCAGCCACGCGCTCCCGTATCGCTACTTCCGCGACAAAGAGGAGATCTTCGCGGCGGTGTGCGCGCTCGGCTTCGAGCGCTTCGCCGACGCGCTGGAGCGGGCGGCCGCGGGCGTGGAGGATCCGGAGCAGAGACTCCGCGTGCTCGCGCGCGCCTACTTCCGCTTCGCGCTGCGCGAGCCGCACGCCTACCGGATCATGTTCGAGCTGCGCGAGCCCGACCGGCGCGCGAACGCCCAGTACCGCGTGAAGGAGATCCGCTCCTGGCAGGCGCTGCTGTCGGCGGTGGAGCTCGCGGTGCAGGCCGGCGTGCTCGCGGGCGAGCCGAACGCGATCGCCCACCAGTACTGGGCCGCGTTACACGGATTGGTGTCGCTGCACCTGGCCGGCAAGCTCGGCCTGGGTGCGACCGCCCGCGAGCTGCTCGAGCCGCTCATGGACACGCTGATCGCGGGCTCACGAAACACACCCCGAAGGAGACCCAAGCCATGA
- a CDS encoding carotenoid oxygenase family protein, with amino-acid sequence MNANPDASWPAHPNLTGGFAPQLRESDFPKLEVTGEIPRELEGTLYRNGPNPQFPPRGGAAYHWFDGDGMVHAISFAGGRAAYRNRWVRTRRFELERKAGQALFGGLRSMSHTDPDAWRELESQGLSSYDRVKLAVDAANTNIVWHGGRLLALLEVDLPTEVDPRTLETLGRHSYGGRLRNEMTAHPKVDPETGELLFFGYSAEPPFLRYHVVDASGRLTRSVDVPRRVGTMMHDFIATRNHVIFPEFPVTIRPENLHSNDLFRWEPELGTRVGVMPRAGTAADAVWFELEACFVYHFMNAHEVGRRIVVEAVKYPRVALFPTARPGEDEPGPTPGLLTRWTFDLDTRSFSEQVIDDIQSEFPRLDERRAGLAYRHGYAVGTVPRGDATLPFNSIVHYDLATGTRRVHALPDGSSASEAVFVPRSDSAPEGDGFLLAPVYRWAEDRSDVLVLDAANVAGAPLAVVRVPQRIPFGFHGNYAAGGTLSA; translated from the coding sequence ATGAACGCGAACCCCGACGCCAGCTGGCCGGCGCACCCCAACCTGACGGGCGGCTTCGCGCCGCAGCTCCGGGAATCCGACTTCCCGAAGCTCGAAGTCACGGGCGAGATCCCGCGCGAGCTCGAGGGCACGCTGTATCGCAACGGCCCCAACCCACAGTTCCCGCCGCGCGGCGGCGCGGCCTACCACTGGTTCGACGGCGACGGCATGGTGCACGCGATCTCGTTCGCGGGCGGCCGCGCCGCCTACCGCAACCGCTGGGTGCGCACGCGCCGCTTCGAGCTCGAGCGCAAGGCCGGCCAGGCGCTGTTCGGCGGGCTGCGCTCGATGAGTCACACCGACCCCGACGCCTGGCGCGAGCTCGAGTCACAGGGCCTGTCGAGCTACGACCGGGTGAAGCTCGCGGTCGACGCCGCCAACACCAACATCGTCTGGCACGGCGGGCGCCTCTTGGCGCTGCTCGAGGTGGACCTGCCGACCGAGGTCGACCCGCGCACGCTCGAGACGCTGGGCCGCCACTCGTACGGCGGGCGGCTGCGCAACGAGATGACCGCGCACCCCAAGGTCGACCCGGAGACCGGCGAGCTGTTGTTCTTCGGCTACTCGGCCGAGCCGCCGTTCCTGCGCTACCACGTGGTCGACGCGTCGGGCCGACTCACGCGCAGCGTCGACGTGCCGCGCCGCGTGGGCACGATGATGCACGACTTCATCGCCACCCGGAACCACGTGATCTTCCCGGAGTTCCCGGTCACGATCCGACCCGAGAACCTGCACTCGAACGACCTGTTCCGCTGGGAGCCCGAGCTGGGTACACGGGTCGGTGTCATGCCGCGCGCGGGCACGGCGGCCGACGCGGTCTGGTTCGAGCTCGAGGCCTGCTTCGTCTACCACTTCATGAACGCGCACGAAGTCGGCCGGCGCATCGTGGTCGAGGCCGTGAAGTACCCGCGCGTGGCGCTCTTCCCGACGGCGCGGCCGGGCGAGGACGAGCCGGGGCCGACGCCGGGTCTGCTCACGCGCTGGACCTTCGACCTCGACACGAGGTCGTTCTCGGAGCAGGTGATCGACGACATCCAGAGCGAGTTCCCGCGCCTCGACGAGCGCCGCGCCGGGCTGGCCTACCGCCACGGCTACGCGGTGGGCACGGTGCCGCGCGGCGATGCGACGCTGCCGTTCAACTCGATCGTGCACTACGACCTCGCCACCGGTACCCGCCGCGTGCACGCGCTGCCCGACGGCAGCTCGGCCAGCGAGGCGGTGTTCGTGCCGCGCAGTGACTCGGCGCCGGAAGGCGACGGCTTCCTGCTCGCGCCGGTGTACCGCTGGGCCGAGGACCGCAGCGACGTGCTGGTGCTGGACGCGGCCAACGTCGCGGGGGCGCCGCTCGCGGTGGTGCGCGTGCCGCAGAGAATCCCGTTCGGCTTTCACGGCAACTACGCGGCGGGCGGTACACTGAGCGCATGA
- the ilvD gene encoding dihydroxy-acid dehydratase produces MPNPRNPRSAVTTAGDARAPNRAMLRAVGFRDADFGKPIVGIANAHSNITPCNAGLDGLAAAAAEGVRRAGGMPQTYGTITISDAISMGTEGMKCSLVSREVIADSIETVTRGQWHDGALVIGGCDKNMPGALIALARLDVPSIFVYGGTIKPGHYRENDLTIVSVFEAVGAHGSGKLSDGDFLEIERRACPGFGSCGGMYTANTMSSAIEALGMSLPASSTQANESDEKRASAGESGTALVALVEKNLSARKIMTRQAFENAITVVMAVGGSTNAVLHLLAIAHSAQVPLELDDFERIRARVPVLADMKPSGRYVATDLHRVGGIPLVMKMLLEKGLIHGECLTVTGKTIAENLARVPAAPPAGQAVVRPWSNPVYPEGHLAVLRGNLASEGAVAKISGIEIHEITGPARVFDSEEAAMDAIMGDRIRAGDVLVIRYEGPKGGPGMREMLSPTSALIGKGLGNSVGLLTDGRFSGGTYGLVVGHVSPEAAVGGAIALVHEGDSITIDSKQRLLQLNVPEAELARRRAAWRPPAPRYTAGVLAKYAKLVSSATYGAVTDKGL; encoded by the coding sequence ATGCCGAACCCACGCAACCCCCGCAGCGCAGTGACTACCGCCGGCGACGCGCGCGCCCCCAACCGCGCGATGCTGCGCGCCGTCGGCTTCCGCGACGCCGACTTCGGCAAGCCGATCGTCGGCATCGCGAACGCGCATAGCAACATCACGCCCTGCAACGCGGGCCTCGACGGCCTGGCGGCGGCCGCCGCCGAAGGCGTGCGGCGCGCGGGCGGCATGCCGCAGACCTACGGCACGATCACGATCTCGGACGCGATCTCGATGGGCACCGAGGGCATGAAGTGCTCGCTCGTGTCTCGCGAGGTGATCGCGGATTCGATCGAGACGGTGACTCGCGGCCAGTGGCACGACGGGGCGCTGGTGATCGGCGGCTGCGACAAGAACATGCCCGGCGCGCTGATCGCGCTGGCTCGGCTCGACGTGCCCTCGATCTTCGTCTACGGCGGCACGATCAAGCCGGGTCACTACCGGGAGAACGACCTCACGATCGTGTCGGTCTTCGAGGCCGTGGGCGCGCACGGCTCGGGCAAGCTCAGCGACGGCGACTTTCTCGAGATCGAGCGCCGCGCCTGCCCGGGCTTCGGCTCGTGCGGCGGCATGTACACCGCGAACACCATGTCGAGCGCGATCGAGGCGCTGGGCATGTCACTGCCCGCCAGCTCCACTCAGGCCAACGAGTCCGACGAGAAGCGCGCGAGCGCGGGCGAGAGCGGCACGGCGCTGGTGGCGCTGGTCGAGAAGAACCTCAGCGCGCGCAAGATCATGACGCGCCAGGCGTTCGAGAACGCGATCACCGTGGTCATGGCGGTGGGCGGCTCGACCAACGCGGTGCTGCACCTGCTGGCGATCGCGCACTCCGCCCAGGTGCCGCTCGAGCTCGACGACTTCGAGCGCATCCGCGCGCGCGTGCCGGTGCTCGCGGACATGAAGCCGAGCGGCCGCTACGTGGCCACCGACCTGCACCGCGTGGGCGGCATTCCGCTGGTCATGAAGATGCTGCTCGAGAAGGGGCTCATTCACGGCGAATGTCTCACCGTGACCGGCAAGACGATCGCCGAGAACCTGGCGCGCGTGCCCGCAGCGCCGCCCGCGGGTCAGGCCGTGGTGCGGCCGTGGAGCAACCCGGTGTATCCCGAGGGCCACCTGGCGGTGCTGCGCGGCAACCTCGCCAGCGAGGGCGCGGTCGCGAAGATCAGCGGCATCGAGATTCACGAGATCACGGGCCCCGCGCGCGTGTTCGACTCCGAAGAGGCGGCCATGGACGCGATCATGGGCGACCGCATCCGCGCCGGCGACGTGCTCGTGATCCGCTACGAGGGCCCGAAGGGCGGTCCGGGCATGCGCGAGATGCTCTCGCCCACGAGCGCGCTGATCGGGAAGGGTCTGGGCAACTCGGTCGGCCTGCTCACCGACGGGCGCTTCTCGGGCGGAACCTACGGCCTGGTCGTGGGCCACGTGTCTCCCGAGGCGGCCGTGGGCGGCGCGATCGCGCTCGTGCACGAAGGTGACTCGATCACCATCGACAGCAAGCAGCGCCTGCTGCAGCTCAACGTGCCCGAGGCCGAGCTCGCCAGACGCCGCGCCGCGTGGCGGCCGCCGGCGCCCAGATACACCGCGGGCGTGCTGGCGAAGTACGCCAAGCTCGTGTCGAGCGCCACTTACGGGGCCGTGACCGACAAGGGCCTGTGA
- a CDS encoding RDD family protein, which produces MTPESPYAPPQASLRPERAPEVDDLASTGQRFADYLIDSFATLALYLVWLVIAGPQDGLRAFLSSTAIPLVYYFALEATLGQTLGKLVTGVRVVSEDGKPATAGQIARRTLSRLIPFEALTFLGSRDGRPVGWHDSLAHTRVIRAR; this is translated from the coding sequence GTGACTCCCGAGTCTCCGTACGCCCCGCCGCAGGCGTCTCTCCGGCCCGAGCGGGCGCCTGAGGTCGACGACCTCGCGAGCACCGGCCAGCGCTTCGCGGACTACCTGATCGACTCCTTCGCGACCCTGGCGCTCTACCTGGTGTGGCTCGTGATCGCGGGGCCGCAGGACGGCCTGCGGGCGTTCCTCAGCTCGACCGCGATTCCCCTCGTCTACTACTTCGCGCTCGAGGCGACGCTGGGTCAGACGCTCGGCAAGCTCGTGACCGGCGTGCGCGTGGTATCCGAGGACGGGAAGCCCGCGACGGCCGGTCAGATCGCGCGGCGCACGCTCTCGCGGCTGATTCCGTTCGAGGCGCTCACGTTCCTGGGGAGCCGCGACGGCCGGCCGGTGGGCTGGCACGACAGCCTCGCCCACACGCGAGTCATTCGAGCGCGCTGA
- a CDS encoding class I SAM-dependent methyltransferase yields the protein MERALSVAARPSSLEDPRVKTVLDRLHEAASGDVFRMLGRAPTYISALLARRMDPAEMSRRFKDVYIPLSRPQGKLLYLVARSIEARRIVEFGTSFGVSTIYGAAAARDNGNGRVIGSELEPGKRAKAVENLAEAGLGGVAEVRLGDALQTLRDVPPPIDLLLLDGWKDLYLPMLELLAPKLRPGAVVLADNVRTFKRALAPFLDYVQSGRNGFESVTLPFPSGFEYSVRT from the coding sequence ATGGAACGCGCGCTGTCCGTGGCCGCCCGCCCGAGCTCGCTGGAAGACCCGCGGGTGAAGACCGTGCTCGATCGGCTGCACGAAGCCGCCTCGGGCGACGTGTTCCGGATGCTGGGACGCGCGCCGACCTACATCTCGGCGCTGCTCGCCCGGCGCATGGACCCGGCCGAGATGAGTCGCCGCTTCAAGGACGTGTACATCCCCCTGTCTCGCCCGCAGGGCAAGCTCCTGTATCTCGTGGCGCGCAGCATCGAGGCGCGCCGGATCGTGGAGTTCGGCACCTCCTTCGGCGTGTCGACGATCTATGGCGCCGCGGCCGCGCGCGACAACGGCAACGGGCGCGTGATCGGCTCGGAGCTCGAGCCCGGCAAGCGCGCGAAGGCGGTCGAGAACCTGGCCGAGGCGGGGCTGGGCGGCGTGGCCGAAGTGCGCCTCGGCGACGCCCTGCAGACGCTGCGCGACGTGCCGCCGCCGATCGACCTGCTCCTGCTCGACGGCTGGAAGGACCTCTACCTGCCCATGTTGGAGCTGCTCGCGCCCAAGCTGCGCCCCGGCGCCGTGGTGCTGGCCGACAACGTGCGCACCTTCAAGCGCGCGCTCGCGCCGTTCCTGGACTACGTGCAGTCGGGCAGGAACGGCTTCGAGTCCGTGACTCTGCCCTTCCCCTCCGGGTTCGAGTACTCGGTCAGGACTTGA
- a CDS encoding sucrase ferredoxin, with protein sequence MSDATIAITDRACSEAAAAAGEPLAGSASEAPLFAALAWPKARWHADKAALSEGLPPSVGALEKAARAEGRKLQLRLFDRAGDGGGGGVEVLCADFAAGRSLQLRVADADAGARAIAEFLRGHDAGPALAGPLALVCTDGRHDRCCGKLGRSLAAALRGSLAVAEASHLGGHRLAANCLMLPSGRLYGRVTAADVPGLVAATLRGEAYLRCYRGRTGLSELEQVAEAAVLAHRPGAAEVVTRGQRVTADGVKFEVECEQRTYVGIGSCGDPEPETRERWVATGVRRDDRA encoded by the coding sequence ATGAGCGACGCAACGATCGCGATCACCGACCGGGCGTGCAGCGAGGCGGCGGCCGCCGCCGGCGAGCCACTCGCGGGCAGCGCCTCCGAGGCGCCGCTCTTCGCCGCGCTGGCCTGGCCCAAGGCGCGCTGGCACGCAGACAAGGCGGCGCTCTCCGAAGGGCTGCCCCCTTCCGTGGGGGCGCTCGAGAAGGCGGCGCGCGCCGAGGGGCGGAAGCTCCAGCTCCGGCTGTTCGACCGCGCCGGTGATGGGGGCGGAGGCGGGGTCGAAGTGCTGTGCGCGGACTTCGCGGCCGGGCGCTCGCTGCAGCTGCGGGTGGCCGATGCGGACGCGGGGGCGCGGGCGATCGCGGAGTTCCTGCGGGGCCACGACGCGGGCCCTGCCCTGGCCGGCCCGCTCGCGCTGGTCTGTACGGACGGCCGCCACGACCGCTGCTGCGGGAAGCTCGGGCGCTCGCTGGCCGCCGCGCTGCGCGGATCGCTCGCGGTCGCCGAGGCGAGTCACTTGGGCGGCCACCGGCTGGCAGCGAACTGTCTCATGCTGCCTTCGGGCCGGCTGTACGGGCGAGTCACTGCTGCCGACGTGCCGGGTCTGGTGGCGGCGACGCTGCGCGGCGAGGCCTATCTCCGCTGCTACCGCGGCCGCACGGGCCTGTCGGAGCTCGAGCAGGTGGCCGAGGCCGCTGTGCTCGCGCACCGGCCGGGCGCGGCCGAGGTGGTCACGCGTGGCCAGCGCGTGACCGCCGACGGCGTGAAGTTCGAGGTGGAGTGCGAGCAGCGCACCTACGTGGGCATCGGCTCGTGCGGCGATCCCGAGCCGGAGACCCGCGAACGCTGGGTCGCGACGGGCGTTCGACGCGACGACCGCGCTTGA
- a CDS encoding cupin domain-containing protein: MKQQPGDVANKLLFENERVKVWQMDLAPGERSDFHEHTHPYLICVIEGDTVDADFENGKSISIPVKPGQVYYVEPGSRETAVNRSQTRFREFLIEIKS; the protein is encoded by the coding sequence ATGAAGCAGCAGCCCGGAGACGTCGCGAACAAGCTCCTGTTCGAGAACGAGCGCGTGAAGGTCTGGCAGATGGACCTCGCGCCGGGTGAGCGCTCGGACTTCCACGAGCACACCCACCCGTATCTCATCTGCGTGATCGAAGGCGACACCGTCGACGCGGACTTCGAGAACGGGAAGTCGATCTCGATCCCGGTGAAGCCGGGGCAGGTCTACTACGTCGAGCCGGGGAGTCGAGAGACCGCAGTGAACCGGAGCCAGACCCGGTTCCGCGAGTTTCTGATCGAAATCAAGTCCTGA